In Microbacterium sp. No. 7, the genomic window GCGCTCGTCGCCTTCGGCGACGGCGTCGAGGCCGACCGGCTCACCCTCGGCTGGGGCCAGCGCCTGCGCGTCGCCATCGCCGCCCGCACCCTCCGCACCGTCGGCGCGTGACGCAGGGCAGTCCGGGACACGACCGGCCTCGCGGAGAACCGGCACCCTCGCGGAGGCCGTCGGCCGGTCAGCCGGCGGGGATCACGGGGCACGGCTCGCCGTTCTCGTGTGCGACGAGGATGCCGCTGACGTTCCATGTCCCGGCCGCATCCCGGGTGACCTGCAGATGGCCCAGGAACTCACCGTCGGACGAGAAGGAATCCAGCGCGATGACGCCGGCCTTCTCATCCGACAGGCGAGGGTCGGTGTACTGCGCCGATGCCCCCTGCACGGTCGTGGTCATGTCCTCGGCAGACCAGGGCCACTCCTTGGACGTGCCCTCTTCCAGAGAACGCGACAGGGACTCGCTCAGTGCCGCGACCGCATCATCCACAGATCGCCCACCGCTGCCCTCCGCATAGTCGAACTGCGTCATCGATCCGCAACCGGGGGCGAGCGTTCCCGGCTCCGGGGCTACGAACGCAGAGGCGTCGACGGCGTCCTCCGCCGCGTGCGACGATACGGCCGGCGTGGCGCAGCCCACCAGAACCACACCCACGAGAAGCGGCGCGATGGCCTGCCACCTTCTTCGGTTCTCCATCACCGTCGTGTTCCTCTCGACGAGGGTTGAGCAACGCTCTCAGTACTGGGCATCGAGACTCGCCGTATCCCACGCATCGAGCGTCCGAAAGTGGGTGCGATAGACGGCCATCGTCGAGCACATCGACGCCTGATCAAGAGGCACGCTCTGGCATTTTGCTTCGCTTTGCGCCTTCGCGCTCACATTGCTCGGGTGAGGAATACCGAGCGCATGACCCATCTCATGAACCCACAGCGAACCGGCGTCGTAGACCTTACTGCACGTGTAGTTCACGCTCTGAGGCGTATACCTAGGGCTACACCCCTCCCACAGGGTCCGCCGACTGTTGTCCTGCACGAACCAGTCGGGGCGGTTGTTGATCCCGACATACACGGTTCCAGGTATGGGCGATTGTATGGGGGGATTGATCCCCGAACACCGGGACGGAAGATGCGCATAGCCCAGGACGCCCGACCCCATGCCGCTCAAATCCTCATTCCGAAATGCGATGTGAGCCGTGTTGGTGGAACTTGTGACCCCAACCCATTGAAGACTATTGCTCGTCGGGGAGTATATGCTGAGGAAATTACCCCAGCGAACAGTGGCGTCGTATGCGCGATCGTAGAAACTGTTGGCCACGCCGTCACCCCACCCAGTGGGCTGCGGGTTGACGTACCCAACCCTCACGTTTCCCGTGTTTGCGAGCCGTGAGTACCAATCACACCCGAACCAACCGGGCGCCGTTATCGCCGCATTCGCCGGAGCGGCCGAAAAGATCAACCCAAGCACGACTCCGAAAATGATTGCCATCGAACGTGCACGTGCGCGCATCAGATCCCCCCGAATCATCCTGGGACTGAGACTAGTCGACGCTCAAAATCCGCACAAGGAGTTCTTCTTCCGCACCAGTGAGACGCTTTCCAGGCTGCCTCGGATCCCGCTGCCGCCGGATGACAGACGCTCGCGCACGCACATGACTTCCGCTGCTTCATTTCGTCATCCTCGCCGCATTCCCCTGGCGCGACTGCGCGAGCGGCGCGGATGCCGGCATCCGAAGTCGTGGACGCTTATCGCCGCCACCTATCCGCCGGCCCGACAACAGGCGCCCACCATTTCCCGGCATCCCGGGATCGGGGGCGACCGTGGTCGCTTGGCGCACCGGGAAGCGGCAAGAAGCGCCCACGATCCGGGCCGGTCGACGGCGGCTGCGCCCGCGACCGGGCGCGCCCGCGGGCGGTCAGGGGGACGACGCGGCGTCCGCGGGGCGGTCAGGGGGACGACGCGGCGTCCGCGAACTCGCGGCGCAGCATGCGGGCGAGCGCGGCGCGGTCGACGGGGATGGCGGGGTGGCCGGGCATCGGGAACGGCAGCGGCACGGTTCCCGTGAGCACGCGCCGCTCGGTGCCGAGGCGGCCGCGCACGATCGACGCGGCGCGCGGCGCGACGGGCGACCGCACGGGCGCGACCGGGTAGACGATCACCGCGGGGCAGCCCGCCGCCGTCGCGAGCGCGTGCATCTGATACTGGGCGCTGCCGCTCACGCTGGCCCACTCCCCCGAGATGCGCGAGTAGATGCCGTCGACGAGCAGCGCCGCGGGACGCCCCGGCAGGTCGAGCTGCACGTCGGGGTGCGCGTGCCCCTGCCCCTCGAAGACCTCCAGCGGCAGCGGCTCCGCGGGCACCGTGAAGCCGTAGCCGTCGACGGCCTGCACGATGAGCCTCGTCCACACGCGGCTCGTGGGCACCTTGACCGACACCGCGATGCCCCGGTCGGCCGCCGACTCGGAGCCGAACCCGATCGCGTCGTCGAGGATCGCGCGCGCCATCGTGTCGATCGCGCGCAGCTCCTCGCGGCGCAGCACGCCCGCATCCAGCGCACGGGCCACCGGGATCGGCACGACCGAGACGTCGGTGAGCCGCGCGTCGTGCAGCGCCGCCGTGTCGCGGATGCCGGTGTGCGAGTGCCCCGCGCACACGAGCAGCGCCGCGCGCACCCGCTGCCACAGGGGCGTGTCGGTCGTCAGCTCCTCGTACTCGCACACGACCGGCAGCCGCGCGGTCGCCTCGCGCACGATGAGGTCGCGCGGGACCATGCGCCCGCGCACGACGCCCAGCGGCTCGACGCGCGCGAGGTACTGGGGGCGCCGGTGCGGCAGCGCCGCGCCGACCCGCTCCAGGAACGTGCGCATGTACACGGCGCGCAGCCGCGGGTACGCGTGCCGCAGCGCGCCGAACGGGAAGCTCTCCGGCAGCGGCGGCTCGATGCCGGCGACCTCGATCAGCTCCCACAGGTGCTCCGGCGCCCGCGACGCGGCGACGGCGCCCTGCCCCACGTAGACGTCGGCGAGGTCGCCCGCGGGGCGCAGCGACGACGAGCGACCGGGGAAGACGGGCGTCCACAGCGGCTCGTGCTCGCCCTCGTCGGCATCCGGCCCGCCGAGCCCGCCCGGCCCGCTCAGCCCGCCGAGCCCGTCCAGTCCGCCGGGCGGCAGTCCCAGCACCTGCTCCGCGTCGAGGAGCGCGTCGGCCCACTCGGGCGGCAGCACGACGCGGTCGCGCTCGAACACGGCGACGTGCGTCACGGGCTCGTCGCGCACGTCGACCCGCCACGACACCGACCGGCCCCGCCGCCACAGCTTGGGCAGCACCGTGATCACGAGATGACGGTCGTCGTGCTCGACGATGCTCACGCCGACGCCGTTGCCCGTCGCGCTGGCCTGCAGCCAGGTCTCGGTGCGTCGCGCGGCCACAGCGCCGCTATCCCACGGCAACGTGCTGTCCGTGCGGCCCGTGCTGTCCGGGCGCGCCCGGCGCGCCGACGGCGACCCGCTGCCAGCGTGCGCCGATGCCGTGCCCCACGTGCACGACGCGATAGTGCGGACCGCGCCACCACGGCGCCGCGTCGGTGTCGCCGCGCTGCCCGAACGAGTAGAGCACCTCGGCGAGCTGGCCCGTGAGCGCGGCCTCGATCTCCTGCGCGCCGATGCCGGCGCCCGAGTCGTCCTTCTGGAAGAAGTACGAGTGCCCCAGCCGCGCGTCGGGGCCGATGCGGTGCTCCAGCCGCGCGTTCGCGGCCGAGTACGCGTCGACGAGCGTGCGCAGGGTCGCCGCGTAGTCGGCGTCGAACTCGCCCTCGATCGCGGCGCGCAGCTCGTCGGCGCCGAGCGGCTCGACCGTGAGCCACTGGAAGCGACGGCGCAGGGCGAGGTCGATCGTGCCCGTCGAGCGGTCGGTCGTGTTCATCGTGCCGAGCACGTGCAGGTTGTCGGGCACGACGAGGTACGAGAACGCGCGGTCGCCCGCGAGCGCGGCCAGCCGCGAGCCCGTCGGCGCGACGATCGGCGTCTGCAGCCGCACCGTGGGATAGGGCTCGGCCATGTCGGCCTTGCTCGCGAACAGCGCAGACCGCAGCACGGCGCCGCCCTCGGCCGCGTCGGAGAGCTCGCTGGATGCCGCGGCGCGCGGCGCACGGGCACGCTTGCTCGCCTCCAGCGGCAGCAGCAGGTCGCCGAGCACGCGCGCCGTGTTCGCGCGGTTGATCTCGTCGATGAACAGCAGATAGCCGTTGTCGGGGTCCTCCGCGGCGCGCTGGCACAGCTCGACGAACACGCCCGCGACGCCCTCGAAGCCGCCGTCGCGGCGCGGGCGCAGCCCGCACACGAAGTCCTCGTACGAGGTCGACGGGTGGAACACCACGACCTCGTCGTGCCCCGCGTAGGGGGCGACCGCCGCGGCGCGGCGCGACGTGCCGACGAGCGCCTCGAGCAGGTGCGACTTGCCGGAGCCCGCGACGCCCTCGACGACGACGTTCTTGTGGCGCTCGAGCAGCCGCTCGACCTCGCGCGAGAGCGCGCTGCCGCCCTGCGGCGCGTCGTCGTCGGCGTCGACGGGACGGCGCGTGAAGCTCTTCGCGACGATCACGAGGCTGTCGTGGTCGAACTCCTGCAGCCACTGCGCGTACGCGGGATCGACCTCGAACCGGCCGCGGACGTTGTCGGGGTCCTGCGCCCAGCGGAACAGCCGCCACAGCGACGCGAGCACGCCCGGCAGCGCGGCGCGGCTGCCGTCGCCCCAGTCGGCGTCCGGGTCGTCGTAGCGGCGGGCGACGTCCTCGCGCGCCTTCGTGGGCAGCCCCTGGAACACGCGCCGCAGCACCGCGTTGACGACCGATCCCGGCTCGCGCAGCTCCTGCCCGATCACGTGCGCCGCGCCGCCGCCGAGCATCACGGCGACGTAGCGCTTGTGCGACATCTGCTCCGCGGGCAGGTCCTCGCGGTCGGCGTCCGCGTACTCGGCGTGCACCGAGACGGCGCCGCCGGCATCCACGGAGCCCACGACGACGAAGCCGTCGTGCGCGTCACGATCGAACGAGACGTCACGGAGGAACTCCGGACGCTGCTGTCGGACCAGTTCGAGTGCCTGTAACGCCCTGCTCGAAAATGTCACTCTGCTATCTTCCCCCCGTTTTGACGCCCGCGGCGACCGCCGCGGGCCCGCCGTCGGCGCCGGCGGTCAGCGCCGCAGCTCCACGCGCTCGATCGTCGCCTCGTCGAGCGCGGCCGCGTCGATCTCGACGCCGATCCCCACCCCCGTGGGCACGCGCACCCGGCCGTCTTCGAGAACGATCGGCTCCGTCACGATATCGCGTGCGTAGAACCTGTTCGACGCCGACACGTCGCCGGGCAGCGTGAAACCCGGCAGCGCGGCGAGCGCGGCGTTCGCCGCGCGCCCGATGCCGGTCTCCAGCATGCCCCCGCACCACACCGGCACGCCCGCCTCGCGGCACAGGTCGTGGATGCGCACGGCCTCGAGGTATCCGCCGACCCGGCCCGCCTTGATGTTGACGACGGATGCCGCGTTCAGCGCGAGCGCGTCGCGGGCCGCCTTGAGCGACGTGATCGACTCGTCGAGGCACACGGGCGTGCGCAGCCGCCGCGCGAGCGTCGCGTGGTCGACGATGTCGTCCTCCTGCAGCGGCTGCTCGATGAGCAGCAGGCCGAAGCGGTCGAGCTCGGCGAGCGTGTCGGCGTCGGCGAGCGTGTACGCGGAGTTCGCGTCGACCTGCAGCGGGATGTCGCCGAACGCCGCGCGCACGGCGGCGGTGTCGGCGACGTCGCGGCCGGGCTTGATCTTGATCTTGATGCGCACGTAGCCCTCGTCGAGGTAGCCGCGCACGACGTCGACGAGCGCCGCCGGATCGCGCTGGATGCCGACGCTCACCCCGCTCGGGATCGTCTCGTGCACCGCCCCCAGGTGGGCGGCGAGCGAGCGCCCCGCGGCGCGCAGCGACGCGTCGAGCACGGCGAGCTCGAGCCCCGCCTTGACCATGCGGTGGCCCACGAACGGCTCCAGCACGCCCGCGACCGCCTCGGGCCGGAGCAGGCCGGACGCGGGCGTGCCGCGCTCGAGCAGCGCGGGGACCAGGAAGCGCTGCGCGACGTCCCATGCGCCGTGCGTGTACTCGCTGGAGTACAGCGGCGCGTGCTGCGTCACGATCTCGCCCCAGCCGTCGCCGTCGGCGGTGCGCGCCCGCACGACGATGACCTCGCGCACCGTCTCGGTGCCGAACGACGTGGTGAACGGGGCGACGAGCGGCAGGTGCAGCACGCGCAGCTCGACGGCCTGCAGTGCGACGGGCGGAAGCGCGGATGCGGTCATGGCGTCATGCCCTCCCGTGCGGGGGCCGGCTCGGGGGCGCTGTGAACAGGTAGCCGCGCTCACGGTCGAAGCCGCGCACGACGAGGCCCCGCGCGCCGAGCTCCAGGAACCGCTCGCGCACCTCGCGCCGCCAGCGCACGGCATCCGACGGCGCCGTCCGGCGGATGGCCTCGATGTCGCCCGGCACGGCGACGGATGCCACGACCTCGGCCGGCTCGGGATCGCGCGGCCGCGCGGCGGCCACGGCCCACGTGACGAACAGGCGGTCGGTCTCGTCGCCGCTGTTGGCGGCGTCGGCCATCTGCCCGTAGTGGTCGACGAGGTACTCGGTCACGGTCGCGCCCAGCACCGCGAGGTTGAAGTGCGCGTTGCGGGCCACGAGCGGATCGAAGGTCCAGGTGATCCGTCCCACCGACCGGGCGAGGGCCCACTGCCGCTGGTGCTCCTTGAGCACGCGCCCGAGGCCCCGGGCACGGTGCTCGGGCAGCACGGCCGTGACGTGCGAGTGCATCGACCGCGCCGCGGGCTCGGCGAAGAACGCGGCCGAGGCGCCGACCATCCGGTCGCCGTCGTACAGGCCGACGACGTAGTTGCCGGTGTGCGCGAGCGCGCGCAGCAGGTTCGGCGGCATCCCTCCGTCGTCCCCGCCCCAGTACGCGGCGAGCACCCGGCCGGCCTCGACCAGCTGGTCCATGGTCTCCAGCGGCCTCGCCTCGATACCCGCGGGGGCCTCGCCGTGCGCCGTCATGAGCACCACGGTATCGTGCGCCGCGCCCGCCACTGTCGGAAACGATAACCTGGGCATGTGATGGCGGACGATCCCCCTGACGAGCAACGAGCGCGCAGACGGCTGACCCGGATGCCGCCGCAGGGGGCCATCGTCGCGGTGCTCGCGATCGCCGGCCTCTCGTCGTCGTTCATGTTCACGCTCGTCGTGCCGATCCAGGCTCGGCTCCCCGAGCTCCTGCACGCGAGCCGGGAGGACACCGCGTGGGTCGTCACCGCGACGCTGCTCGCGGCCGCGGTCATGACGCCCATCTCGGGCCGGCTCGGCGACATGTACGGCAAGCGTCGCGTCGTGCTGGCGCTCGTCGCGACGCTCGTCCTCGGCTCGGTCATCGCGGCGCTGTCCGGGGAGATGATCGGCCTCATCGTCGGCCGCACGCTGCAGGGCGCCGTGACGGGCGTCATCCCCCTCGGCATCTCGATCCTGCGCGACGTGCTGCACCACGACCGCGTCGAGTCGGCGATCGCCCTCATCAGCGCGACGCTCGGCGTCGGCGGCGCGATCGGGCTGCCGATCAGCGCCTTCGTCACGGAGTACACCGACTGGCACGCGCTGTTCTGGCTGTCGGCCGGCATCGGCGTCGTCGTGTTCGTGCTCGTGCTGTGGATCGTTCCCGTCAGCGTGCTGCGCACCGGCGGGCGCTTCGACGGGGTCGGCGCCATCGGCCTCGCGATCGGCCTCACCGGCGTGCTGCTCGCGATCTCGCGCGGCAACGAGTGGGGATGGACCTCGCCCATCGTGCTCGCGTGCGGACTGGGCGGCATCGCGGTGCTGCTCGTCTGGGGCTGGTACGAGCTGCGCATCGACGCGCCCCTGCTCAACCTGCGCGTCGCGGTGCGCCGGCCCGTGCTGCTGACCAACCTGGCGTCCATCGCGATGGGCTTCGCGCTGTTCGCGTCGAACGTGTCCTACCCGCAGCTGCTCGAGCTGCCGCCGCCGATGGGTCTGGGGCTCTCGCTCATCGCGACGAGCTTCGTCATCATGCCGTCGGGCCTCGTGATGATGCTGCTGTCGCCGTACTCGGGCCACCTCTCCCGCACGGTCGGCCCGCGCCGCCTGCTCATCTTCGGCGCCGTCGCCCTCATCGCCGCCTACTCGTTCAGCCTCGTGCTGTCGACCGAGGTGTGGCACATGCTCGTCGCCAACATCCTGATCGGCATCGGCATCGGCTTCGGCTACGCGGCCATGCCGATGCTCATCATGCGCTCCGTGCCGCAGAGCGAGACGGGCGCCTCGAACGGCCTCAACGCGCTCTGCCGCTCGCTCGGCACGAGCGCGGCGGCCGCCGCCGTCGGCGCGACGCTCGCCACCCTCTCGACGACCCAGGGCGGCGTGCAGGTGCCGACGCACGCCGCGTTCCAGCTCACCTTCGTGTTCGGCGGCGCGGCCGCCCTGATCGCGCTGATCATCGCCGCCTTCATCCCCGCCCGCCCCGTCGGGGAGGCGCACCCCTCGCTGCCGGAGTGAGGGGCGGCGCCGGACGGCGCCGTTCCGGGACGACCGGGGACCGACGGCGACGACGCGCCGCACGTCGCCCGTTCCGCGCTCCGGCACGCGAGGCCGTCGCGCCGGACGCGAGCGGTCATGCTCTTACCGAGAACGATGCCGTTCCCGGAGAGGAGCCCTGCGTTGAACGATGTCGACATCAGCGCCGTCACCCAGATCGCACGGCACGCGCGCGTCCACGGCGAGAGCGTGGCGGTCGTGTACGAGGACCGCGAGGTCACCTATCGCGAGCTGCTGACCCTCAGCGGCCGGTTCGCCGCCGGACTGCGCGCCGACGGCGTCGGGCCGGGCGACCGCGTCGCCTACGCCGGGCTGAACAGCCTCACCTTCCTCGTCACCTGCTTCGCCTCGATCTGGGTCGGCGCCGCGTTCCTTCCCCTGAACTTCCGGCTGGCCGGCCCCGAGGTGAGGGCGGTCCTCGAGGACGCGCGGCCCGACGTGCTCGTCGCCGAGCCGATGCAGGCGGCGACCGTCGGCGCGGCGCTCGACGAGCTCTCCATCCGTCACGCGCTGCTGGTCGACGACGACCCGCTCGTGCAGCACGCCGAGCCCGAGGGCCCGTGGGAGCCGTTCTCCGCCTTCCGCGACCGCCACGGATCGATCCCGCCCCACCTGCCGCAGACCGCCCACGACCTCGCGGCCCTGCTGTACACCTCGGGGACGACCGGCCGCGCGAAGGGGGTCATGCTCACGCACGGCAACCTCTGGTGGAACTGGGTCAACGTCGACTCCGTCGTCGACACGCGCGCAGGCGACGTCAGCCTCGCCGTCGCGCCGCTGTTCCACATCGGGGGGTTCAACGCCCTCTCCCTGCGCACGATCACGCGCGGCGGGACCCTCGTCGTGCGTCGCACGTTCGATCCCGCCCAGGCTCTCGACGATCTCGTCTCCCGCCGGGTCAACAGCATGTTCCTCGTGCCCGCCATGCTCGCCGGCATCCAGCGCCAGCCCGGGTTCGGCGACGCCGACCTGTCGGCGCTGCGCTCCACGATCGTGGCCGGGGCGCCCGTGCCGCCCGCGCTCATCGCCACCTACGCGCAGAAGGGCGTCTCCCTGCAGCAGGCGTGGGGACTCACCGAGACGGCGCCGTTCTCGACGTACCTGGAGGCCGCGAAGACCACCGAGAAGCTCGGCTCGTGCGGCATCCCCATGCCCTACACGCGCGTGCGCGTGGTCGACCCTGTGACGCTGCAGGATGCCGAGAAGGGGCACACGGGCGAGTTCTGGGTGCACGGGCCGAACGTGTCGCGCGGCTACTGGAACAACCCCGAGGCGACCGCGGCGGTCTTCACGCCGGACGGCTGGTTCCGCACGGGCGACCTCGGCTACGCCGACGAGGACGGGTACCTCTACATCGTCGACCGCCTCAAGGACATGATCATCTCCGGCGGCGAGAACGTGTACCCGGCCGAGATCGAGAACGTGCTCAACGCGCACCCGCTCGTCGCCGACGTCGCCGTCGTCGGCGTGCCCGACGAGAAGTGGGGCGAGGCGGTGTGCGCCGTCGTGACGTTCGACGGCGCCGAGCTGACGCTCGACGAGGTGCGCGCCTACCTGGGCGCCCACCTCGCCCGCTACAAGCTCCCCACCCGTCTCGTCGTGCAGGCCGACATCCCGCGCAACGGCGCCGGCAAGCTCGACAAGCCCCTCATCCGGGCGCTCGTGCACGAGCTGGAGTCGGCGCGGATATCCACCGTCGCGACACCGCCGTTCACCGAGACGGTCCGCGTCCCCTCCGAGAAATCCTGAAAGGAACCGCAGGCACATGGCCAAGCTCTCCGACCGATACGATCCGGGCCCGCAGGTCGCCCAGTGCGGCGCGATCAACCTGGGCACCAGGGACCTGGAGAAGTCATTGCACTTCTTCGGCGATCTGCTGGGCATGGAGGTGGTCCTCCGCGACGGGGACACCGCCTACCTGCGCGGCTTCCAGGAGCTCACCCACCACTCGCTCGTGCTGCGTCAGCAGGACGAGGACATCGTCAACTCCTTCAGCTTCCGCGTGAAGCGCCCGCAGGACGTCGAGCTGTTCGCCGAGGAGTTCGCGCGCCAGGAGATCGAGACCGTCGAGGTCGCCGCGGGCGCCGAGGCGGGCCGCGGCACCGCGGTGCGCTTCCTCGTGCCCGGCAGCGAGCACCCCTTCGAGCTGTACTACGACATCGACAAGCCGCAGGCCCCCGAGGAGATCCGCTCGAAGCTGCCCAGCAACAGCTCCAAGCGTCGCGGCCTGGGCGTGCGCCGCATCGATCACTTCAACGTGCAGACCACGCGCGAGACCATCAACCAGGCCGAGCAGTGGGTCCGCGACAACCTCGGCTTCCAGCGCCGCGAGTACGCGCTGCACCGCGACGACACGACCGTGCTCGCGTCGTGGATGTCGGTCACGCCGCAGGTGCACGACCTCGCGATGGTCGCGAACGCGTTCGGCAAGAAGAGCCAGCTGCACCACGTCGCCTTCAACCTGCAGGACTTCTCGGACGTGCTCACCGCCGCCGACGTCCTGCGCGACTACGACGTCACGTTCGACCTGGGCCCCGGCAAGCACGGCATCGGGCAGGCCATGTACCTCTACGTGAACGACCCGGGCTCGGGCCACCGCGTCGAGATCTACGCGGGCGGCTACCTGATCTTCGATCCCGACTGGGAGCCGATCAAGTGGGAGCGGGAGAGCTTCCCCGACGGGCTCACGTGGTACGGCGACCCGTTCCTGTTCGAGGGCACCGCCCGCAGCCTCGAGACGACCCCGTCGGCGGGCCTGAGATAGCCCGCCCCGACCGCGATCGGCCGGCTCCGCCTCACGCGGCCCCGGCCGATCGCACGTTCGTGACGAGACGCGAGGCGGCCAGGCAGACGCGGCGCAGCATCGGCTCGTAGTTCGCGACGTGGAAGCTCGCCGCGTCGCCCGAGATCGAGATCGCCGCGACCGGCGCGCCGCCGCGGCCCAGGACGGGGGCCGCGACGCACGCCAGCGTGTCGAGCGACTCGCCGCGGTCGACGGCGACGCCGTCGCGACGGGCCCGCCACAGCTCGCGGGAGAGCGCCTCCTCCTCGACGATCGTGTTCGCGGTCCAGGCGTGCCGCGGGCTGCGCAGCGTCGCCTCGATCGCCTCGGCGTCGTGGGAGAGCAGGATCTTGCCGACGGCGGTGCAGTACGCCGGCATGTGCCCGCCGATGCGGCTCGGGGTGCGCAGACGCTGATGGCCCTCGAGCTTGTTGAGGTAGATGACGTGCGAGCCGCTCAGCACGGCCAGCTGCACGGTCATGTGGGTCGCCTCGTACAGGTCGGCGAGAAAGGGGGTCAGCAGGTCTCGCACGCGGTCCTGCCCGGGCGTGCTCGCCTGGGCGCCCAGCTCCTGCACGACCCGGCCGAGACGGTACGCCGTGCCGGCCCGTTCGACG contains:
- a CDS encoding AAA family ATPase, with the translated sequence MTFSSRALQALELVRQQRPEFLRDVSFDRDAHDGFVVVGSVDAGGAVSVHAEYADADREDLPAEQMSHKRYVAVMLGGGAAHVIGQELREPGSVVNAVLRRVFQGLPTKAREDVARRYDDPDADWGDGSRAALPGVLASLWRLFRWAQDPDNVRGRFEVDPAYAQWLQEFDHDSLVIVAKSFTRRPVDADDDAPQGGSALSREVERLLERHKNVVVEGVAGSGKSHLLEALVGTSRRAAAVAPYAGHDEVVVFHPSTSYEDFVCGLRPRRDGGFEGVAGVFVELCQRAAEDPDNGYLLFIDEINRANTARVLGDLLLPLEASKRARAPRAAASSELSDAAEGGAVLRSALFASKADMAEPYPTVRLQTPIVAPTGSRLAALAGDRAFSYLVVPDNLHVLGTMNTTDRSTGTIDLALRRRFQWLTVEPLGADELRAAIEGEFDADYAATLRTLVDAYSAANARLEHRIGPDARLGHSYFFQKDDSGAGIGAQEIEAALTGQLAEVLYSFGQRGDTDAAPWWRGPHYRVVHVGHGIGARWQRVAVGAPGAPGQHGPHGQHVAVG
- the menC gene encoding o-succinylbenzoate synthase, encoding MTASALPPVALQAVELRVLHLPLVAPFTTSFGTETVREVIVVRARTADGDGWGEIVTQHAPLYSSEYTHGAWDVAQRFLVPALLERGTPASGLLRPEAVAGVLEPFVGHRMVKAGLELAVLDASLRAAGRSLAAHLGAVHETIPSGVSVGIQRDPAALVDVVRGYLDEGYVRIKIKIKPGRDVADTAAVRAAFGDIPLQVDANSAYTLADADTLAELDRFGLLLIEQPLQEDDIVDHATLARRLRTPVCLDESITSLKAARDALALNAASVVNIKAGRVGGYLEAVRIHDLCREAGVPVWCGGMLETGIGRAANAALAALPGFTLPGDVSASNRFYARDIVTEPIVLEDGRVRVPTGVGIGVEIDAAALDEATIERVELRR
- a CDS encoding GNAT family N-acetyltransferase, with translation MTAHGEAPAGIEARPLETMDQLVEAGRVLAAYWGGDDGGMPPNLLRALAHTGNYVVGLYDGDRMVGASAAFFAEPAARSMHSHVTAVLPEHRARGLGRVLKEHQRQWALARSVGRITWTFDPLVARNAHFNLAVLGATVTEYLVDHYGQMADAANSGDETDRLFVTWAVAAARPRDPEPAEVVASVAVPGDIEAIRRTAPSDAVRWRREVRERFLELGARGLVVRGFDRERGYLFTAPPSRPPHGRA
- a CDS encoding MFS transporter; the protein is MPPQGAIVAVLAIAGLSSSFMFTLVVPIQARLPELLHASREDTAWVVTATLLAAAVMTPISGRLGDMYGKRRVVLALVATLVLGSVIAALSGEMIGLIVGRTLQGAVTGVIPLGISILRDVLHHDRVESAIALISATLGVGGAIGLPISAFVTEYTDWHALFWLSAGIGVVVFVLVLWIVPVSVLRTGGRFDGVGAIGLAIGLTGVLLAISRGNEWGWTSPIVLACGLGGIAVLLVWGWYELRIDAPLLNLRVAVRRPVLLTNLASIAMGFALFASNVSYPQLLELPPPMGLGLSLIATSFVIMPSGLVMMLLSPYSGHLSRTVGPRRLLIFGAVALIAAYSFSLVLSTEVWHMLVANILIGIGIGFGYAAMPMLIMRSVPQSETGASNGLNALCRSLGTSAAAAAVGATLATLSTTQGGVQVPTHAAFQLTFVFGGAAALIALIIAAFIPARPVGEAHPSLPE
- a CDS encoding acyl-CoA synthetase, which gives rise to MNDVDISAVTQIARHARVHGESVAVVYEDREVTYRELLTLSGRFAAGLRADGVGPGDRVAYAGLNSLTFLVTCFASIWVGAAFLPLNFRLAGPEVRAVLEDARPDVLVAEPMQAATVGAALDELSIRHALLVDDDPLVQHAEPEGPWEPFSAFRDRHGSIPPHLPQTAHDLAALLYTSGTTGRAKGVMLTHGNLWWNWVNVDSVVDTRAGDVSLAVAPLFHIGGFNALSLRTITRGGTLVVRRTFDPAQALDDLVSRRVNSMFLVPAMLAGIQRQPGFGDADLSALRSTIVAGAPVPPALIATYAQKGVSLQQAWGLTETAPFSTYLEAAKTTEKLGSCGIPMPYTRVRVVDPVTLQDAEKGHTGEFWVHGPNVSRGYWNNPEATAAVFTPDGWFRTGDLGYADEDGYLYIVDRLKDMIISGGENVYPAEIENVLNAHPLVADVAVVGVPDEKWGEAVCAVVTFDGAELTLDEVRAYLGAHLARYKLPTRLVVQADIPRNGAGKLDKPLIRALVHELESARISTVATPPFTETVRVPSEKS
- a CDS encoding VOC family protein; translated protein: MAKLSDRYDPGPQVAQCGAINLGTRDLEKSLHFFGDLLGMEVVLRDGDTAYLRGFQELTHHSLVLRQQDEDIVNSFSFRVKRPQDVELFAEEFARQEIETVEVAAGAEAGRGTAVRFLVPGSEHPFELYYDIDKPQAPEEIRSKLPSNSSKRRGLGVRRIDHFNVQTTRETINQAEQWVRDNLGFQRREYALHRDDTTVLASWMSVTPQVHDLAMVANAFGKKSQLHHVAFNLQDFSDVLTAADVLRDYDVTFDLGPGKHGIGQAMYLYVNDPGSGHRVEIYAGGYLIFDPDWEPIKWERESFPDGLTWYGDPFLFEGTARSLETTPSAGLR
- a CDS encoding IclR family transcriptional regulator, with amino-acid sequence MHADINADGSTAMEGTERRGRDERTAVDKAVSVLRAFGGDAHLGLGVSELARRAGLSKSTTFRLLGMLERNGVVERAGTAYRLGRVVQELGAQASTPGQDRVRDLLTPFLADLYEATHMTVQLAVLSGSHVIYLNKLEGHQRLRTPSRIGGHMPAYCTAVGKILLSHDAEAIEATLRSPRHAWTANTIVEEEALSRELWRARRDGVAVDRGESLDTLACVAAPVLGRGGAPVAAISISGDAASFHVANYEPMLRRVCLAASRLVTNVRSAGAA